The following are from one region of the Methanospirillum hungatei genome:
- a CDS encoding zinc finger domain-containing protein, whose protein sequence is MNKPDKQLFGSLNMSGTNCTSCNGPMAEEGSVEFGCPACGARIRRCYRCREQSVEYICPTCGLRGP, encoded by the coding sequence ATGAATAAACCAGATAAGCAGCTTTTTGGAAGTTTGAATATGAGTGGAACAAACTGCACGTCATGTAATGGCCCGATGGCAGAAGAGGGCTCTGTAGAGTTCGGCTGCCCAGCATGCGGGGCCAGAATCCGCCGGTGTTACCGGTGCAGAGAACAGAGTGTTGAATACATCTGCCCGACCTGCGGCCTTCGGGGACCCTGA
- a CDS encoding GntP family permease has translation MNTILIFIIVMVAISVIGFRFRLPPFFTLVGGAVAFGLMIGTAPDTVFQQVAMGCGSIFNSLGIPILAGSVIAKYLSEQGLIQQIVSDLRTLLKRPPTLSGIAGYLIAVPSTCPITAFIILTPVIEFFTSDERKRSLLIYLVAIGSVLGVAYVYPTPVTYTLFDAFAPDFSPLIYNLVAIPLSLAFIGSMIWYVRRQCNFADITSEQIGYKREEGTLHLRAWAPFLVILLAIPVGYMLLGLTHAGLLQFIMLAGMATAVATAKPDIRWTGWVLGAKHGGVVIFDICGAGALGFIIQQSSFPADASILLASSLPIFLFPFVLAALIQTAQGSRIVTSYLTAQVLATTVIPSMLNPLALFLMIIGGAGLICFVTDPYFWLLHRTTGDDVKTVFKRYTVPQIIFGCATYVIALLIQFLMPVR, from the coding sequence ATGAATACCATCCTGATTTTCATCATCGTGATGGTGGCAATATCTGTAATTGGATTCCGGTTCAGACTTCCACCATTTTTTACCCTCGTTGGTGGGGCGGTTGCTTTTGGTCTCATGATCGGGACTGCCCCGGACACGGTCTTCCAGCAGGTTGCAATGGGATGTGGCAGCATCTTTAACAGCCTTGGTATACCAATCCTCGCTGGTTCAGTTATTGCTAAATACCTGTCTGAACAAGGGCTTATTCAGCAGATTGTATCTGACCTTCGGACATTATTAAAAAGACCACCGACTCTGTCTGGTATAGCAGGATACCTGATTGCTGTTCCTTCAACCTGTCCGATAACTGCGTTTATCATCCTGACTCCGGTGATCGAGTTTTTCACATCAGATGAACGAAAACGTTCACTCCTTATCTACCTTGTTGCGATTGGATCAGTCCTTGGAGTGGCATATGTATATCCGACTCCTGTAACATACACGCTTTTTGATGCATTTGCTCCGGATTTTTCACCCCTAATCTATAACCTCGTTGCAATACCACTCTCACTCGCTTTTATCGGTAGTATGATCTGGTATGTCAGAAGACAGTGTAATTTTGCTGACATAACAAGCGAACAGATAGGATATAAAAGAGAGGAGGGAACACTTCACCTTCGGGCATGGGCCCCGTTCCTAGTGATCCTGCTCGCAATTCCAGTAGGTTATATGCTTCTCGGGCTCACTCATGCAGGACTTCTTCAATTTATCATGCTTGCCGGAATGGCTACCGCTGTTGCTACTGCAAAGCCTGATATCCGATGGACCGGGTGGGTGCTTGGAGCAAAGCATGGTGGTGTGGTCATCTTTGATATCTGTGGTGCCGGAGCACTTGGATTCATTATTCAGCAGAGCAGTTTTCCAGCGGATGCATCCATTCTGCTCGCATCTTCACTCCCGATATTCCTGTTCCCCTTTGTCCTTGCAGCCCTTATTCAGACAGCCCAAGGATCACGCATTGTGACATCGTACCTGACTGCCCAGGTACTTGCAACAACAGTAATTCCATCCATGTTAAATCCGCTGGCTCTTTTTTTAATGATCATCGGAGGAGCGGGACTTATCTGTTTTGTAACAGATCCCTATTTCTGGCTCTTACACAGAACTACGGGTGATGACGTTAAAACGGTCTTTAAGAGATATACGGTGCCTCAAATTATCTTTGGGTGTGCAACATACGTCATCGCTCTTCTCATCCAATTTTTAATGCCGGTCAGATAA
- a CDS encoding cytochrome c biogenesis CcdA family protein: MDITPETWIISFLAGLYTPLGAMCVLPLYPGYLAFLAGRTKAGGSSTLTLGVAVTGGVLLAMFSFGLLFVSILKVSTGDVLEILGPAIYLILAIMSVAMIAGFDIGRFFPMISTPVGRTPYITATLFGAFFGLVALPCNPGSIILLFAISATTADFIANFINFVLFGFGMASPLLLLSFLSMEKSRTFISFFTHHHMSINRIAGVLMLTVALYYLIFVFLLEHI; encoded by the coding sequence ATGGATATCACACCTGAAACCTGGATTATCTCTTTTCTTGCCGGACTATACACACCACTGGGGGCTATGTGTGTTCTACCGCTTTACCCCGGATACCTAGCATTTTTGGCAGGAAGAACGAAAGCAGGAGGGAGTTCTACCCTCACCCTCGGTGTTGCTGTAACCGGAGGTGTACTCCTGGCAATGTTCTCCTTTGGACTACTTTTTGTTTCAATTTTAAAAGTTTCAACAGGAGATGTACTGGAAATCCTGGGACCTGCCATATACCTGATCCTTGCCATCATGAGCGTTGCAATGATCGCAGGATTTGATATTGGCAGGTTTTTTCCCATGATATCAACACCGGTGGGAAGAACACCCTACATTACAGCAACCTTGTTTGGAGCATTTTTCGGTCTTGTCGCATTACCATGCAATCCAGGATCGATTATATTGTTGTTTGCAATTTCTGCAACCACAGCAGACTTTATTGCAAATTTCATCAACTTTGTTCTTTTTGGATTTGGAATGGCAAGCCCGCTCCTTTTGCTTTCATTCCTGTCTATGGAAAAAAGCAGGACTTTTATCAGCTTCTTTACTCACCATCACATGAGTATCAACCGCATTGCAGGAGTATTGATGCTGACAGTTGCCCTGTATTACCTGATATTTGTGTTCCTTCTGGAACACATCTGA
- a CDS encoding phospholipase D-like domain-containing protein, which produces MVSASAGISILEVYPDTWIKGDEDEYVTIGWGSVPAQCELSDGEGTISFVPADNAVKRCTIAHNGESYKQVWGHYPDFEIIDATPAVSQVSLLGKFQLANKKDELTLTSQGVIHDSVSWPGTFKPRKGQIHVCSSDGRWDERVLMAGGSRIVPQTFHNISGVAFVSPDCSRKVLEESIHHANETILLNIYEFTDPGLAKLLCDAQHRGVSVTVLLEGGPVGGIPPEEFPIIHDLIQAGADVRIMEGDGEDHAPYRYDHAKYLVIDSSRIFVTTENFKEHSFPHAGYAGNRGWGVLLTSPDLAEYFAQVFHDDSDGPGVNTAEGRPGPTDKPVVDPYSPIFTPQEFSDAQITPVFSPDTSILIADMINQSNRRVWIEQAYITDYPGNETNPFLTAAVQAARRGVDVRILLDGYYYNVEDENDNDEMVTSLQTLAARENLSLQAKILYPERTGLLKVHTKGVIADDHVLVSSMNWNENSACFNREAGVIIQSTEAASYFASVFLIDWSGKRASGQAGDSSSAMNNTGVIQMMALVGVMIFLIILYRRHHR; this is translated from the coding sequence GTGGTTTCTGCATCTGCTGGTATCTCAATTCTTGAGGTATATCCTGATACATGGATAAAAGGGGATGAAGATGAGTATGTGACCATTGGATGGGGTAGTGTACCTGCACAATGTGAATTATCTGATGGTGAAGGAACGATTTCATTCGTCCCTGCTGATAATGCTGTGAAAAGGTGTACTATCGCGCACAATGGCGAGAGTTACAAACAAGTCTGGGGCCATTACCCGGACTTTGAGATCATCGATGCCACTCCCGCTGTCTCTCAGGTGTCATTACTGGGGAAATTTCAATTAGCCAACAAAAAGGATGAATTAACCCTAACCTCACAGGGTGTTATCCATGATTCAGTCTCATGGCCCGGGACATTCAAACCCAGGAAAGGGCAGATACATGTCTGTTCATCGGATGGGAGATGGGATGAACGGGTGCTTATGGCAGGAGGAAGCAGGATCGTCCCACAGACATTCCACAATATCTCCGGGGTTGCTTTTGTCTCACCTGATTGTTCACGAAAAGTCCTGGAAGAGTCTATTCACCACGCAAATGAGACTATTCTCCTCAATATCTATGAATTCACAGACCCAGGTCTTGCGAAACTTCTCTGTGATGCACAGCACCGGGGTGTATCTGTAACGGTTCTTCTTGAAGGAGGGCCGGTTGGTGGTATACCTCCAGAAGAATTTCCCATCATCCATGATCTGATACAAGCCGGTGCAGATGTCAGAATTATGGAAGGGGACGGAGAGGATCATGCCCCATACCGGTATGATCATGCCAAGTACCTCGTGATAGACTCCTCCCGGATTTTTGTAACAACTGAGAATTTTAAAGAACATTCATTCCCCCATGCAGGATATGCAGGGAATCGGGGGTGGGGTGTACTCCTGACTTCACCAGATTTAGCAGAATATTTCGCACAGGTTTTTCACGATGACTCTGATGGTCCAGGAGTGAATACTGCTGAAGGTCGCCCTGGTCCAACAGATAAACCGGTTGTTGACCCTTACAGTCCGATATTTACTCCACAGGAATTTTCAGATGCTCAAATTACTCCTGTTTTTTCACCGGATACAAGCATCCTGATTGCAGATATGATAAACCAGAGCAATCGCAGGGTGTGGATTGAGCAGGCATATATTACTGATTATCCCGGTAACGAGACAAATCCGTTCCTTACAGCAGCAGTTCAGGCTGCACGACGCGGAGTAGATGTCAGGATTCTCCTGGACGGGTATTACTACAATGTTGAAGATGAGAATGACAATGATGAGATGGTAACCAGTCTACAAACCCTTGCTGCACGAGAGAATCTCTCCCTTCAGGCTAAGATACTCTATCCAGAACGAACAGGTCTACTCAAAGTTCACACAAAAGGAGTTATCGCTGATGATCACGTGCTGGTATCTAGTATGAACTGGAATGAAAACTCTGCCTGTTTTAATCGTGAAGCCGGAGTTATTATCCAAAGCACAGAAGCAGCCTCATATTTTGCATCGGTATTTCTCATTGACTGGTCAGGGAAAAGAGCATCCGGACAGGCGGGTGATTCTTCGTCTGCTATGAATAATACCGGAGTGATTCAGATGATGGCTCTTGTAGGTGTGATGATCTTTTTAATAATCCTGTATCGCCGGCATCATCGGTAA
- the nadA gene encoding quinolinate synthase NadA, with product MTKRNLIADALRLKAERKALILAHNYQLPEVHAVADVIGDSLELALAAQKATEPILVLCGVRFMAETALILNPDRMVLMPEPDAGCPLADFLTPDVILSTKAQYPDAAVVVYINSTAACKAVADSVCTSGNAVRIVKSLPHRQIIFGPDTNLASYVQSVLPDKEIIPIPEGGHCYVHMQFDPADLTEVKSSGIQIIAHPECPPQIRAHADHIASTGKMAEIAKTGSSWYICTEVGMLDRLGELCPDQTFVGNENALCADMKKTTLQELVVCLRDLTGQVQVPQEIMEGARKSLEYMLQVP from the coding sequence GTGACAAAGCGTAACCTGATAGCAGACGCTCTTCGCCTGAAAGCTGAGCGAAAGGCACTCATACTGGCTCATAACTATCAACTTCCTGAAGTTCATGCGGTTGCAGATGTCATTGGCGACAGCCTTGAACTTGCTCTTGCAGCACAAAAAGCAACTGAACCAATCCTTGTTCTCTGCGGTGTGAGGTTCATGGCAGAAACAGCTCTCATCCTCAATCCTGACCGGATGGTCCTGATGCCTGAGCCTGATGCAGGATGCCCGCTCGCAGACTTTTTAACCCCTGATGTTATACTGAGCACAAAAGCACAGTACCCGGATGCTGCAGTGGTCGTGTATATCAACAGTACAGCTGCATGCAAGGCTGTTGCAGATTCTGTTTGTACATCAGGAAATGCTGTGCGGATTGTCAAGTCACTACCACACCGGCAGATAATATTCGGGCCTGATACAAACCTCGCGTCGTATGTTCAATCTGTTCTTCCGGATAAGGAGATCATTCCCATCCCTGAAGGGGGACATTGCTATGTGCACATGCAGTTTGATCCTGCAGATCTTACAGAGGTGAAATCCTCCGGGATTCAAATCATCGCTCACCCTGAATGCCCGCCACAAATCCGGGCACATGCGGATCATATCGCTTCCACCGGAAAAATGGCTGAAATAGCAAAGACTGGATCATCCTGGTATATCTGCACCGAGGTTGGTATGTTGGACCGGCTCGGCGAACTTTGTCCGGATCAGACATTTGTGGGGAATGAAAATGCATTATGTGCAGACATGAAAAAAACCACACTTCAGGAACTTGTTGTCTGCCTGCGTGACCTCACCGGACAGGTGCAGGTACCCCAGGAGATCATGGAAGGTGCCAGAAAATCTCTTGAATACATGTTGCAGGTTCCATGA
- the nadC gene encoding carboxylating nicotinate-nucleotide diphosphorylase — MIFPDIPLSKLISFVEEDSQFGDITSNAVIEPQSCTAVVSARQHVVLAGIAECVRLSEWYGLCIKKSGADGTPYMAGDVILEIYGSAHTILLLERTLLNILGRMSGIATQTRTLQDVVRSINPKCKITATRKTAPGLRLMDKKAAMIGGADPHRFSLSDAILIKDNHRVLVRVDEAVRRARAAGAYHRIEAEADTIDDALMIAEAGADIILLDNMAPAEVEQTLVLLKEKGVRDKVVIEVSGGITGENLASYAPLAIDRISMGSLTHSITNADFSLDIMKQA, encoded by the coding sequence ATGATATTTCCGGACATTCCCCTCTCAAAACTTATCTCATTTGTCGAAGAGGACAGCCAGTTTGGAGATATTACATCAAATGCAGTTATTGAACCACAATCATGTACTGCAGTGGTATCAGCCAGACAACACGTGGTTCTCGCAGGCATTGCAGAGTGTGTCAGATTGTCAGAATGGTATGGGCTATGCATTAAAAAATCGGGTGCTGATGGAACACCATATATGGCTGGTGATGTTATTCTGGAGATATATGGATCTGCACATACCATCCTGCTCCTTGAGCGGACATTGCTAAACATCCTGGGAAGGATGAGCGGAATTGCAACACAGACCAGAACCTTGCAGGACGTGGTCAGATCAATCAATCCAAAGTGTAAGATTACTGCAACCAGAAAAACAGCACCCGGACTTCGCCTGATGGACAAAAAGGCAGCCATGATTGGCGGAGCTGATCCACACCGGTTCTCACTTTCTGATGCAATCCTGATCAAAGATAATCACCGGGTACTTGTCAGGGTGGATGAAGCAGTCAGACGAGCCAGGGCTGCGGGAGCATATCACCGGATTGAAGCTGAAGCTGATACCATTGATGATGCTCTCATGATAGCAGAAGCGGGTGCGGACATCATCCTTCTTGACAATATGGCTCCTGCTGAGGTTGAACAGACCCTTGTTCTTCTGAAAGAAAAAGGAGTTCGCGATAAGGTCGTGATTGAGGTATCCGGAGGGATCACCGGAGAGAATCTTGCTTCCTATGCTCCCCTCGCGATTGACAGGATTTCTATGGGATCACTTACACATTCCATCACCAACGCAGATTTCTCTCTTGATATCATGAAACAAGCGTGA
- a CDS encoding elongation factor 1-beta: MGDVALIIKVMPESPEINRDAIVASIKEKFPRVQDIREEPIGFGLVALKIALVVPDAEGQTEVIETTLNAIEGVERAEIVESTLV; the protein is encoded by the coding sequence ATGGGAGACGTAGCGCTTATTATCAAGGTGATGCCGGAATCTCCGGAGATCAACCGTGACGCCATCGTCGCATCCATCAAAGAGAAATTCCCCCGTGTTCAGGACATCAGGGAAGAGCCTATTGGCTTTGGACTGGTTGCCCTTAAGATAGCCCTGGTTGTTCCGGATGCAGAAGGACAGACAGAGGTTATTGAAACCACGCTCAATGCCATTGAAGGTGTTGAACGCGCAGAAATCGTTGAATCTACCCTTGTGTAA
- a CDS encoding redoxin domain-containing protein — translation MHHNRTILPVIIGILIGALLCTGCLASEEPVVPQVANSETASPELAWITTSMTNVATGERFTIKDLVELGKPVIIHSFAIWCPGCSMQLLESTKLQTAYPDSYTVIALDVDPNDNLDKVKRHQESNKFKGIFAATPTDATRSLINAYGPGFIQSIPQTIIICGKTATYLEDGVFSADTLKRAADELCS, via the coding sequence ATGCATCATAACCGGACAATACTCCCGGTCATTATTGGGATCCTCATTGGAGCCCTCCTTTGTACAGGGTGCCTGGCAAGTGAGGAGCCAGTCGTACCACAGGTTGCCAACTCCGAAACAGCATCTCCTGAACTTGCGTGGATCACAACCTCCATGACCAATGTTGCAACCGGAGAACGGTTTACCATAAAAGATCTTGTAGAGTTGGGAAAGCCGGTCATCATCCATAGTTTTGCCATCTGGTGTCCAGGATGTTCCATGCAACTTTTGGAGTCAACAAAACTTCAGACAGCATACCCGGACTCATACACCGTGATTGCCCTGGATGTTGATCCTAATGACAACTTGGATAAGGTAAAACGCCACCAGGAATCAAATAAATTTAAAGGCATTTTCGCTGCCACCCCGACTGATGCAACGAGAAGTCTGATTAATGCCTATGGACCGGGTTTTATACAGTCAATACCTCAGACCATTATCATTTGCGGCAAGACTGCCACCTATCTTGAAGATGGCGTATTCAGTGCAGATACCCTGAAACGTGCTGCTGATGAGTTGTGTTCATAA
- a CDS encoding uridylate kinase gives MHGTQAIVLKIGGSLIKHAPDIIRTIKDSQRDILIIPGGGVFADEIREQGVIGTAAHFMAIAAMDQYGWLLSTYGIPVTITPAFGTGPRILLPYDHMLQVDPLPHSWDITSDTISAYFAHLLSVSLILLKSLDYIQTQERQVTNLFPGMVTHDLDPAFIPYVFDNHISGHIIRGSDNARLADLLRGKQVPGTIFGGTI, from the coding sequence ATGCATGGTACGCAGGCCATTGTTCTGAAGATCGGAGGGAGTTTGATCAAACATGCTCCAGACATTATCAGGACAATTAAAGACAGCCAGAGAGATATTCTCATCATTCCGGGCGGGGGAGTGTTTGCAGATGAAATCCGGGAACAGGGCGTCATTGGTACAGCAGCGCATTTCATGGCAATTGCAGCAATGGACCAGTACGGGTGGCTTCTTTCAACCTATGGCATTCCAGTTACGATAACGCCGGCATTTGGAACAGGACCCAGGATCCTCCTTCCATATGACCATATGTTGCAGGTTGATCCACTCCCGCATTCCTGGGATATCACGTCTGATACCATCAGTGCATATTTTGCACATCTCTTATCGGTCTCACTCATCCTCTTAAAATCTCTCGACTATATCCAGACACAGGAAAGGCAGGTAACAAACCTTTTTCCAGGAATGGTCACCCATGACCTTGACCCGGCATTCATCCCGTATGTTTTTGATAACCACATCAGTGGGCACATAATCCGAGGATCAGATAATGCGAGACTTGCTGATCTACTAAGGGGTAAGCAGGTACCTGGAACGATCTTTGGCGGTACCATTTAA
- a CDS encoding tRNA (N(6)-L-threonylcarbamoyladenosine(37)-C(2))-methylthiotransferase has protein sequence MNNSDHFSGGSEDARPLSDDHWKERLSGRFVHIRTFGCCYNAGDSDILSTVLEDLGSRIVTDPESADAIVLNTCIVIGTTERKMIREMGSYPGKDVYVTGCLPLARPEILAQFPEVRVIMPDSIHHAAVYIPYIRKGSVQVVQVGPGCMGSCRYCITRRARGKIQSVPPEEIISQVVACAEGGAVEIRLAGQDLSAYGCDTHEMSLASLLEQFPSSLGRCKVRLGMMNPATLLPIAGNVARAMKHGPFFSFLHLPIQSGSDQVLDLMERGYHRKDILHILETFRSEIPDITIATDIITGFPGETEEDHVKTLDLLRLMKPGMVNVTRYSWRPGIGMSRIGELPDRIRKDRSRAVIQEAYAALLIDNTKKIGRVLQVVVTEQLKPGSVMARSSLYEGVVIREEVVLGTVCQVTITGCTPHYLIGKLVRD, from the coding sequence ATGAATAATTCTGACCATTTTTCCGGGGGGTCTGAAGACGCACGACCTTTGTCAGATGACCATTGGAAAGAGAGATTATCCGGCCGTTTCGTCCATATTCGTACCTTTGGGTGTTGCTATAATGCCGGTGATTCAGATATTTTGTCAACAGTTTTGGAAGATCTGGGTTCCCGGATTGTAACTGACCCTGAAAGTGCTGATGCTATTGTCCTGAACACATGCATTGTCATTGGTACAACTGAACGGAAGATGATCAGGGAGATGGGTTCATATCCAGGCAAAGATGTGTATGTTACCGGATGTCTTCCCCTGGCACGTCCGGAAATCCTTGCTCAGTTCCCTGAAGTCAGGGTAATCATGCCAGATTCAATTCATCACGCCGCAGTGTACATCCCCTATATACGAAAAGGATCCGTACAGGTTGTTCAGGTTGGACCTGGTTGTATGGGTTCTTGCAGGTATTGTATTACCCGTCGTGCCCGTGGAAAGATCCAGAGTGTTCCCCCTGAAGAGATCATTTCACAGGTTGTTGCATGTGCAGAGGGAGGAGCGGTTGAGATCCGTCTTGCCGGGCAGGATCTTTCTGCATATGGGTGTGACACCCATGAGATGTCACTTGCATCCCTCCTCGAACAATTCCCATCATCCCTTGGCAGATGTAAGGTGCGACTTGGTATGATGAATCCGGCAACCCTTCTTCCGATAGCAGGAAATGTTGCCCGGGCGATGAAACATGGCCCGTTTTTTTCATTCCTTCACCTTCCAATCCAGTCAGGTTCAGATCAGGTGTTGGATCTGATGGAGAGAGGGTATCATCGTAAGGATATTTTGCACATCCTAGAAACATTCCGGTCAGAAATCCCAGACATCACGATTGCAACCGACATAATCACGGGATTCCCAGGAGAAACGGAAGAGGACCATGTAAAAACCTTAGATCTTCTTCGCCTTATGAAACCGGGTATGGTCAATGTCACACGTTATTCCTGGAGGCCTGGAATCGGGATGAGCAGGATAGGAGAACTTCCAGATCGGATTCGAAAAGATCGGTCGCGTGCAGTAATTCAAGAAGCCTATGCTGCCCTCCTGATAGATAACACAAAAAAAATTGGTAGAGTTCTGCAGGTTGTTGTCACTGAGCAATTAAAACCCGGTTCTGTAATGGCACGTTCTTCTTTGTATGAAGGAGTGGTTATCAGGGAGGAAGTGGTTTTAGGGACTGTCTGTCAGGTAACCATTACCGGATGTACACCTCATTATCTTATCGGTAAATTGGTCAGGGACTGA
- a CDS encoding malate dehydrogenase gives MAKVAIVGATGRVGQYAALTISRIPYVREVQLYGRPGSEDVLDGVARDLIDSFAATGTDSHVSWSCNLEDLKGSDIIVFTAGVARKPQQTRIDLAVENARIVADFAQKIGKIAPDSFIMMVTNPVDIMTHVALRYSGKKPNEVFGLGTHLDSMRLKSSIASFFQVHVSEVHTRIIGEHGDSMVPLWSATTIGGIQISNLPSFAHVPIEDIMQQVRSAGQKIIASKGATVWGPGEAIATLIRTILGNENRILTVSAYIKAEVHNIGDVCIGVPARMNRSGVYPVPIRIEPTEVRNFQNSVEKIRGVTQEIFTILENGE, from the coding sequence ATGGCAAAAGTTGCGATAGTTGGTGCAACCGGACGGGTTGGCCAGTATGCTGCACTCACCATCTCGCGTATTCCCTATGTTCGTGAGGTTCAGCTGTACGGAAGGCCGGGTTCGGAAGATGTTCTAGATGGAGTTGCTCGTGATCTCATTGATTCATTTGCTGCTACCGGAACAGACAGCCATGTCAGCTGGAGTTGTAATCTTGAGGACCTGAAAGGATCTGACATCATCGTATTCACTGCTGGTGTTGCAAGAAAACCACAACAGACAAGAATTGATCTGGCCGTTGAGAACGCACGTATCGTTGCAGATTTTGCTCAGAAGATCGGGAAAATTGCTCCAGATTCATTTATCATGATGGTTACAAATCCGGTCGACATCATGACCCATGTTGCATTGAGATATTCCGGGAAAAAACCAAACGAGGTTTTCGGACTAGGAACTCACCTTGATTCAATGCGACTGAAATCATCGATAGCATCATTCTTTCAAGTGCATGTCAGTGAAGTGCATACCCGTATCATCGGTGAGCATGGTGACAGCATGGTGCCACTCTGGTCAGCAACAACCATTGGAGGAATACAGATCTCAAACCTGCCCAGCTTTGCACATGTTCCAATTGAGGATATTATGCAGCAGGTCAGGTCGGCAGGTCAGAAGATCATCGCATCAAAAGGTGCAACGGTCTGGGGTCCTGGAGAAGCAATAGCAACACTTATACGAACAATTCTGGGTAATGAAAACCGTATTCTTACCGTATCGGCATACATCAAAGCAGAGGTTCATAATATCGGTGATGTCTGTATTGGTGTTCCTGCCCGAATGAACCGGAGTGGTGTGTACCCGGTACCGATAAGAATCGAACCTACAGAAGTTCGTAACTTTCAAAATTCAGTAGAAAAGATCCGTGGTGTAACTCAGGAGATCTTTACCATTCTTGAGAATGGGGAATAG
- the nadX gene encoding aspartate dehydrogenase, translated as MVRIGLLGCGNVGKIIATHQDGFTVEALFDRLPDHAEELARICGAPAFSDFQEFISQDFDICVEAASVLAVREYAPKVLENRKNILILSVGALSDSYFRKVLLQKARDHNKKIHIPSGAIMGLDNLKVGQISRIESVLLRTTKSPESLGLSISSKTLVFRGKANECVKQFPKNINVSVALALAADHDVDVELWADPDVDRNIHDIQVTGEFGEANIRIVNHPSPDNPATSYLAALSVLSLLKNLDSPLVIGS; from the coding sequence ATGGTCAGAATCGGGCTCCTCGGGTGTGGCAATGTTGGGAAAATTATAGCAACCCACCAGGATGGATTTACGGTAGAGGCACTCTTTGACCGCCTCCCGGACCATGCAGAGGAACTGGCCCGGATATGTGGCGCCCCAGCTTTCTCAGATTTTCAGGAGTTTATATCCCAGGATTTTGATATCTGCGTAGAGGCTGCATCAGTTCTGGCGGTCAGGGAATATGCACCAAAGGTACTGGAGAATAGAAAAAATATCCTGATTCTTTCAGTTGGTGCCTTATCAGATTCATATTTTAGAAAAGTATTACTTCAAAAAGCACGGGACCATAATAAGAAGATCCACATTCCTAGCGGGGCTATCATGGGTCTTGACAACCTCAAGGTTGGTCAGATAAGCAGGATCGAATCAGTGCTTCTCAGAACGACAAAGAGTCCGGAAAGTCTTGGACTTTCGATTTCTTCAAAGACTCTTGTTTTCCGGGGAAAAGCAAATGAATGTGTCAAGCAGTTTCCAAAGAACATCAATGTTTCAGTTGCTCTGGCACTTGCGGCAGATCATGATGTAGATGTAGAACTCTGGGCAGACCCGGATGTAGATCGTAATATTCACGACATCCAGGTAACTGGTGAATTTGGAGAGGCGAATATTCGGATCGTCAATCATCCAAGTCCTGATAATCCTGCAACCAGCTACCTCGCAGCACTTTCAGTGCTTTCACTTTTAAAAAATCTTGACAGTCCCCTGGTGATTGGATCGTGA